One window of Hypomesus transpacificus isolate Combined female unplaced genomic scaffold, fHypTra1 scaffold_133, whole genome shotgun sequence genomic DNA carries:
- the pmchl gene encoding pro-melanin-concentrating hormone, like translates to MRPSVLSVLLAVALLSECFPPSGSTPLSKAEDSGLEPDALLADDPSEDLAHLGSTRIIVVGDAGLWRGMRGLDRLPLYRQSVLERREGKDAQDTGVSVYRRDTMRCMVGRVYRPCWEA, encoded by the coding sequence ATGAGACCCTCTGTCCTGTCCGTGCTGCTGGCCGTGGCGCTCCTCTCCGAGTGCTTCCCACCATCCGGCTCCACCCCGCTGAGCAAGGCCGAGGACTCCGGCCTGGAGCCAGATGCACTGCTCGCCGACGATCCATCCGAAGACCTTGCCCACCTGGGGAGCACCAGGATCATCGTGGTGGGCGACGCGGGGCTCTGGAGGGGCATGAGGGGTCTGGACAGACTGCCGCTGTACAGGCAGAGTGTCCTGGAGCGCAGGGAGGGGAAGGATGCCCAGGACACCGGCGTCTCCGTCTACAGGAGGGACACCATGAGGTGCATGGTGGGGAGGGTGTACCGGCCATGCTGGGAGGCCTAG